One Natronomonas moolapensis 8.8.11 genomic region harbors:
- a CDS encoding toxin-antitoxin system TumE family protein, with translation MASLTDDDLDGVSEGRTYPDGTVIRVFTMRTDHDAYPSGWAYKFHYGATEPDPPRTLEDGTIRRYDNSHEDTKGHERHVAPGSGPDIIEFPGMVELWARFWSEAPKSELEVE, from the coding sequence ATAGCCTCGCTGACTGACGACGACCTCGATGGCGTGAGCGAGGGACGGACGTACCCCGACGGGACCGTCATCCGCGTGTTCACCATGCGTACCGATCACGACGCGTACCCGTCTGGGTGGGCCTACAAATTCCACTACGGTGCGACGGAGCCGGACCCGCCCCGCACGCTCGAGGACGGGACGATTCGTCGCTACGATAACTCTCATGAAGATACCAAAGGACACGAACGGCACGTCGCACCGGGCTCCGGCCCCGACATCATCGAATTCCCCGGGATGGTCGAACTCTGGGCACGGTTCTGGAGCGAGGCCCCAAAGTCCGAACTCGAGGTCGAGTGA
- a CDS encoding HVO_A0114 family putative DNA-binding protein — MNDTTPPLHPMEREQLRAESTLVVTVKSSDEFHDDVTDGIEALERGDAVDSTPTLSFPSYDDLMATLTPRVLDLIEAIRQEGPASINETARVVDRDVKNVHEELSRLAQLGIIFFEEDGQCKRPVVWFDELVINLTFDPNADDTAAAAP; from the coding sequence ATGAACGATACCACGCCGCCGCTGCACCCGATGGAGCGCGAACAGCTTCGGGCCGAATCGACCCTCGTCGTGACCGTGAAGTCCTCCGACGAGTTTCACGACGACGTCACCGACGGGATCGAAGCGCTCGAACGGGGCGACGCGGTGGATTCCACGCCGACACTCTCGTTCCCTAGCTATGACGACCTAATGGCGACGTTGACGCCGCGCGTCCTCGATCTCATCGAAGCCATCCGTCAAGAAGGTCCAGCCAGCATCAACGAGACTGCGCGGGTCGTCGACCGGGACGTAAAGAACGTCCACGAGGAACTCAGCCGGCTCGCCCAGTTGGGCATCATTTTCTTCGAGGAAGACGGCCAGTGTAAGCGTCCAGTCGTCTGGTTCGACGAACTCGTTATCAACCTCACGTTCGACCCGAACGCCGACGACACGGCCGCCGCCGCGCCGTGA